A single region of the Grus americana isolate bGruAme1 chromosome 3, bGruAme1.mat, whole genome shotgun sequence genome encodes:
- the LOC129204477 gene encoding uncharacterized protein LOC129204477 isoform X6: MSGSMARKVQPFTISTKLSLPKCAADFPGDACPGIALASALDNHRGLRRSLNERISLYLAQARASPAAPEGQPRSPSPGEDGGTDEERLNRNSLARSIKKITLSNWHGEAGAGDTGGPGDPVRTGGERNHNNNNSRPGRAQFKVFLRKDVDAEDEQQEAGSLRAGGFCSPVDRGSPFYALASPLVSSPRKESPKGKEPAAAPRCGGRSSAVAAPLLDPSPLVAQFNREMLQAEGWVRGKLWDLKDGCDLQDWEEVAQTLQRDMKDFENTLIKLNQMGEQLMWRASPSAEGVRRQLLALRDQWQLLKQTAASQSKALGGLRSLQDFNRKAERLEAWIRHKEEKPSLAALLQESPDKIQLTRRILDLKQEEQQFQSLHEELNSLAQKLEKQGKSESRSISARRKHLNKMWLRLQGTLKEHHEVLQLALEVAAFLQQADTLLGAIHAKQRSVCGVGKPGEGEPCRDRDVRDMASQVMMLDVTVSQLLSLQPSLAARVTPKHRDVKESWAQLQQALRTEKAPTLVSSSPRGEAVAPSMESRGDDSSHGAVGKEAGDKRTRGPGSTVPKDMPGKMAERGRGEESSPGSPATGQPPHGGDSKRRRREAEAEWGTQQPEAQVQDICQVVNVTVSPHKENTGPGTPPCPVGDVESLEATRMQRELLNPSHSPGSALQALRLVGELDRAERWLQAVAGLLSEPATMRSPVELRRDLEEMSQLEKQLLLCGLKLQALREEAAGESPTEHEGARKMQRKVEMVEEKLARVQAALRRRAADLRDSLVLSEFLQDLQEEEARSQQAPAVPGSGRCSSRGSFPLLSAEAGQPPSSEDISCPLGELQEAVEMLNDAAKERERVMEVVAETESLERLVAEVSPHLEALRCRAEALARDTAQAESGFTAVKSEKDLQGLQGLLSRQQEMERVVSETLQGQLEELERAAAHLQELCPARLCPVSREVQGTLQAWAGLRELLRETRARVQQAGRLRHFFKDYLAMISWTEDTRAQIFSESPSSHGLPETPCEELERRIEGKLKEFEALAAVGQQLVSEEHYLSATIKERLEELQSMLGWVLVRWRAQRHQRDPGSKQEDRKDSESPLGTSPTSQEQCAPCAEPCLESIRSPARFTPCSLPEQGSEPRVPVGMADSPLSSPLLDAPSGVERSWGDPSSSTPHSTGPPKEAVIWDPAETSTVLLPPRGPGGLGGTVNLILSIGKKGEKKKAQMVAGGEQPGEEVLRMLPATKPSGCKTFWKRCQGLLGNTWGSLKRKRKPPRQPVEEAQVEAGKTSSVKRLPTITHRPLASSGGTPAASHTLPKTGAGSLFNSLQRRERARAEQARLLTLQGIMGANSLQPAPEERHGPSNTWPQKCGRRKEGPGVAAAGPPLGELLLYVRNPLVRDIDAECGVTPRDPCLPDPKATCPHLSLGSVFSLELPRDTVVLGCRQGAIAWREEVEGQEQKQGGGVKPWEPTGTHGAGGQEEEDADGLSPQGPGEGLGMSPKSERGMWLKEVSFNPSYSCQRAHRTAEERWSPRHPGSASEDLLDFRPSRPSRVNVLHEQVGREGDELAARLGQDGSPGTTGRARHREAAWLELGPSPAAIPGRAGAVPGTARTQRPSGSSQPRGSSASPTAPTQLSVFEWALGSPQPPSPVSGSGEVCHPAHGQFEEEEEELQAIWDGVGEQRAPSPPAGSRVHHGPGSGADSRPSPDTTASGPLILSAANNVLVAKFTLPTAAQLLHSPVGEKSPAVGHSGGGSPSGYGASPRMEEPVSAAPLDSPGAWDRRRHGEDEREGSKGPPSKTEFQMMEGTLERKHVLQTGGRKANCRAWGLFHAVLMRQTLCFYQDRRDSLKSSVVALPLNLSGAVCTPDAEYTKKTNCFRLQLRDGSEYLLRAPSQPLMNEWVSKLQQNSGFPEVDYFRAAAQRVEGTGSAGGSSKVPSPGSSHLQGHHQVVTAKSQEIVVLPRSNAQLQRPLGSQDGPADGAVAAAEVAHGARHREQQWSPRGSPGLWDNSCQEDDYGLVANKRRSYSFTSATYQKITPVAMPKEPVEAGSSYSVTLYIGEQAPAVPRARCHSFVARPGSPRDTLGEKTPGPPRPKNKSVFKKFFGKKE; encoded by the exons ATGTCCGGCAGCATGGCGAGGAAGGTGCAGCCCTTCACCATCAGCACCAAGCTCTCGCTGCCCAAGTGTGCCGCCGACTTCCCCGGGGACGCCTGCCCCGGCATCGCCCTCGCCTCCGCTCTGGATAACCACCGCGGCCTCCGCCGCAGCCTCAACGAGCGCATCTCCCTCTACCTGGCCCAAGCCCGggccagccccgccgcccccgagggccagccccgcagccccagccccggcgaGGATGGGGGAACCGACGAGGAGCGGCTGAACCGCAACTCCCTCGCCCGCTCCATTAAGAAGATCACGCTGTCCAACTGGCATGGGGAGGCTGGCGCGGGGGATACAGGGGGACCCGGGGACCCTGTTCGGACCGGCGGCGAGAGGAAccataacaacaacaacagcaggcCAGGGAGAGCTCAGTTCAAG GTCTTCCTCAGGAAGGACGTGGATGCGGAGGACgagcagcaggaggctgggagcCTCCGGGCTGGTGGTTTCTGCTCTCCGGTGGACAGAGGTTCCCCCTTCTACGCG ctgGCATCACCCCTGGTGTCGTCACCCCGAAAAGAGAGTCCCAAGGGCAAGGAGCCTGCCGCAGCACCAAGATGTGGTGGGCGAAGCAGTGCAGTAGCAGCCCCCCTCCTCGACCCGAGCCCTCTGGTAGCCCAGTTTAACCGGGAGATGCTGCAG GCGGAGGGCTGGGTGCGAGGCAAGCTGTGGGACCTGAAGGACGGCTGCGACCTCCAGGACTGGGAGGAGGTGGCTCAGACGCTGCAGCGGGACATGAAGGATTTTGAGAACACGCTGATAAAGCTCAACCAG ATGGGCGAGCAGCTGATGTGGCGGGCGAGCCCCAGCGCTGAGGGGGTGCGGAGGCAGCTGCTGGCCCTGCGGGACCAGTGGCAGCTCCTGAAGCAGACGGCTGCCAGCCAGAGCAAagccctgggggggctgcggagCCTGCAGGACTTCAACAGGAAAGCTGAGCGGCTGGAAGCATGGATCAGGCACAAG GAGGAGAAGCCCTCCCTGGCAGCCCTCCTGCAGGAAAGCCCAGACAAGATCCAGCTCACCCGCCGCATCCTTGACTTGAAGCAG gaggagcagcagttcCAGAGTCTGCACGAGGAGCTGAATAGCCTGGCCCAGAAGCTGGAGAAACAAGGCAAAAGTGAGAGCAGGAGCATCTCAGCCCGGCGCAAGCACCTCAACAAAAT GTGGCTGCGGCTGCAGGGGACCCTGAAGGAGCACCATGAGGTTCTGCAGCTGGCCCTGGAGGTGGCCGCCTTCCTCCAGCAAGCAGATACCCTGCTTGGAGCCATCCATGCCAAG CAGAGGAGCGTCTGTGGTGTGGGGAAGCCAGGGGAGGGTGAGCCATGCCGGGATCGGGATGTCAGGGACATGGCCAGCCAGGTGATG ATGCTGGATGTGACCGTGTCCCAGCTcctcagcctgcagcccagcctggcagcccGAGTCACCCCCAAGCACCGAGATGTCAAGGAGAGCTGGGCACAGCTCCAGCAGGCGCTGAG GACGGAGAAGGCTCCAACGTTGGTGAGCAGTTCTCCAAGGGGCGAAGCTGTGGCTCCAAGCATGGAGTCCCGAGGAGATGATAGCAGCCATGGGGCAGTggggaaggaagcaggagaCAAACGGACAAGAGGCCCTGGGAGCACG GTGCCGAAGGACATGCCGGGGAAGATGGCAGAgcgagggagaggggaggagagcagccctggctcTCCAGCAACGGGGCAGCCCCCTCACGGAGGGGACAGCAAAAG gaggaggagagaggcagaggcTGAGTGGGGGACACAGCAGCCGGAGGCCCAGGTGCAGGACATCTGCCAGGTGGTGAATGTG ACCGTGTCCCCGCACAAGGAGAACACGGGTCCCGGGACCCCGCCATGTCCAGTGGGGGATGTGGAAAGCCTGGAGGCAACACGTATGCAGCGGGAGCTCCTGAaccccagccacagccctgggtCTGCGCTGCAG GCACTGAGGCTGGTGGGGGAGCTGGACCGAGCCGAGCGGTGGCTGCAAGCCGTGGCCGGGTTGCTCTCAGAGCCAGCCACCATGAGAAGCCCAGTGGAGCTGCGTCGGGACCTGGAGGAGATGAGccagctggagaagcagctcctgctgtgtgGCCTCAAGCTCCAGGCGCTGCGGGAGGAGGCGGCAGGCGAGTCGCCCACTGAGCACGAGGGAGCGAGGAAGATGCAGAGGAAGGTGGAGATGGTGGAGGAAAA GTTGGCACGTGTGCAGGCAGCCCTGCGGCGCCGGGCAGCAGACCTGCGCGACTCCCTGGTGCTGTCTGAGTTCCTGCAGGAcctgcaagaggaggaggcacgGAGCCAGCAGGCACCTGCAGTG CCAGGGAGCGGGCGTTGCAGCTCACGGGGGTCTTTTCCCCTGCTCTCGGCCGAGGCTGGACAGCCACCGAGCAGCGAGGACATAAGCTGCCCCTtaggagagctgcaggaggctgtgGAGATGCTGAACGACGCAGCAAAGGAGCGGGAGCGGGTCATGGAAGTGGTGGCAGAGACAGAGAGCCTGGAGCGACTG GTGGCAGAGGTGTCCCCACACCTGGAGGCCCTTCGATGCAGAGCCGAGGCACTGGCTCGTGACACTGCCCAAGCAGAGAGTGGCTTCACTGCGGTGAAGAGTGAGAAGgacctccaggggctgcagggcttgCTGAGCCggcagcaggagatggag CGTGTGGTGTCGGAGACGCTGCaggggcagctggaggagctggagagagcagctgCCCACTTGCAAGAGCTCTGCCCTGCTCGGCTGTGCCCTGTAAGCCGGGAGGTGCAGGGGACGCTGCAGgcctgggcagggctgcgggagcTGCTGCGGGAGACCCGGGCCCGTGTGCAGCAGGCTGGCCGGCTGCGGCACTTCTTCAAGGATTACTTAGCCATGAT CTCCTGGACAGAGGACACGCGGGCTCAGATCTTCTCTGAAAGCCCAAGCAGCCACGGCCTCCCAGAGACTCCATgtgaggagctggagaggaggaTCGAAGGGAAGCTTAAGGAGTTTGAGGCACTGGCAGCGGTGGGGCAGCAGCTGGTGTCTGAGGAGCACTACCTGAGTGCGACG ATAAAGGAACGCTtggaggagctgcagagcatgctgggctgggtgctggtgcGCTGGCGAGCACAGAGGCACCAGCGGGACCCAGGGAGCAAGCAGGAGGACAGAAAGGACTCGGAGAGCCCCTTGGGCACGTCCCCCACCAGCCAA gagcagTGTGCCCCATGTGCTGAGCCCTGTCTGGAGAGCATTCGCAGCCCGGCAAGGTTCAcgccctgctccctgcccgaGCAAGGATCAGAGCCGCGGGTGCCAGTGGGAATGGCCGACTCCCCACTGTCATCGCCGCTCTTGGATGCCCCATCGGGAgtggagaggagctggggggaCCCCAGCAGCTCGACACCCCACAGCACGGGACCCCCCAAGGAGGCTGTCATCTGGGATCCTGCTGAGAcctccacagtgctgctgccaccGCGGGGCCCcggtgggctgggggggacgGTCAACCTCATTCTCAGCATTGGCAAGAAGGGCGAGAAGAAGAAGGCGCAGATGGTGGCCGGTGGTGAACAgccaggggaggaggtgctgcgGATG CTCCCTGCCACTAAACCCTCAGGCTGTAAAACCTTTTGGAAGCGTTGCCAGGGGCTTTTAGGAAACACTTGGGGTAGTTTAAAGCGAAAGAGAAAGCCGCCTCGCCAGCCAGTTGAAGAG GCACAGGTGGAGGCTGGGAAAACCTCCAGTGTGAAGCGGCTGCCCACCATCACCCACCGCCCTCTGGCATCCAGCGGCGGGACGCCGGCCGCCTCCCACACCCTGCCCAAGACCGGGGCCGGCTCCCTCTTCAACAGCCTGCAGCGGCGGGAGCGGGCACGGGCCGAGCAGGCACGGCTGCTGACACTGCAGGGCATCATGGGTGCAaactccctgcagcctgcaccCGAGGAGCGCCATGGCCCCAGCAACACATGGCCTCAGAAGTGCggccggaggaaggaggggCCGGGGGTGGCCGCTGCTGGACCCCCActtggggagctgctgctctaTGTCAGGAACCCACTGGTGCGGGACATCGATGCTGAGTGTGGGGTGACCCCACGGGACCCCTGCCTCCCTGACCCAAAAGCCACATGCCCCCACCTGTCCCTGGGCTccgtgttcagcctggagctgcCGCGGGACACGGTGGTCCTTGGGTGTCGCCAAGGGGCCATAGCATggcgggaggaggtggaggggcaggagcagaagCAGGGCGGGGGGGTGAAGCCATGGGAGCCTACAGGCACGCATggagctggagggcaggaggaggaagatgcagATGGGCTGAGTCCCCAGGGGCCTGGTGAGGGGCTGGGGATGTCCCCCAAGAGCGAGCGAGGAATGTGGCTCAAGGAGGTGAGCTTCAACCCCAGCTACAGCTGCCAAAGGGCACACCGCACCGCGGAGGAACGCTGGAGCCCGCGGCACCCGGGCAGCGCCAGCGAAGACCTCCTGGACTTCAGGCCGAGCCGGCCGTCCCGCGTCAACGTGCTGCACGAGCAGGTCGGCCGGGAGGGGGATGAGCTGGCCGCCCGGCTGGGACAGGATGGCAGCCCCGGCACCACCGGCAGGGCCAGGCATCGTGAAGCTGCCTGGCTGGAGCTCGGACCGTCCCCTGCTGCCatcccaggcagggcaggagccgtCCCTGGCACTGCCCGCACGCAGCGGCCatctggcagcagccagcccagagGGTCCTCAGCTTCCCCCACTGCCCCCACCCAGCTCTCTGTCTTCGAGTGGGCGCTggggtccccccagccccccagccctgtgtcAGGCAGCGGGGAGGTTTGCCaccctgcccatgggcagtttgaggaagaggaggaggagctgcaggccATCTGGGATGGGGTGGGCGAGCAGCGGGCACCCAGCCCACCAGCAGGCAGCCGTGTCCACCATGGTCCAGGGAGCGGGGCGGACAGCCGACCCAGCCCCGACACCACCGCCAGCGGGCCCCTCATCCTCTCGGCGGCCAACAATGTTCTGGTGGCCAAGTTCACCCTTCCCACCGCCGCCCAGCTCCTCCACAGCCCGGTGGGAGAGAAGAGCCCTGCTGTGGGGCACAGTGGTGGTGGTAGCCCCAGCGGGTATGGGGCGTCCCCCCGCATGGAGGAGCCAGTGTCCGCAGCCCCCTTGGACAGCCCTGGTGCCTGGGATCGGCGGAGGCATGGGGAAGACGAGAGAGAGGGCAGCAAG GGCCCCCCCAGTAAAACCGAGTTTCAGATGATGGAGGGGACACTGGAAAGGAAGCACGTGTTGCAGACAGGAGGGAGGAAG GCCAACTGCCGTGCCTGGGGCCTCTTCCATGCCGTGCTGATGAGGCAGACGCTGTGCTTCTACCAGGACCGCAGGGACAGCCTTAAG AGCTCCGTGGTGGCCCTTCCCCTGAACCTCTCCGGGGCGGTCTGCACCCCGGATGCTGAGTACACCAAGAAGACCAACTGCTTCAGGCTACA GCTACGGGATGGCTCTGAGTATCTCCTGAgggccccctcccagcccctcatGAATGAATGGGTCTCCAAGCTGCAGCAAAACTCAG GTTTCCCCGAAGTGGATTACTTCCGGGCGGCAGCACAGCGTGTTGAGGGCaccggcagtgctggggg TTCCAGCAAGGTCCCCAGCCCTGGAAGCTCCCACCTCCAGGGACATCATCAGGTCGTGACTGCCAAGAGCCAGGAGATCGTGGTGCTACCCCGCTCAAACGCCCAGCTGCAGCGGCCTCTGGGCAGCCAGGATGGCCCAGCCGAtggggctgtggcagcagcag AGGTTGCTCATGGAGCCAGGCACAGGGAGCAGCAGTGGTCACCCAGGGGGTCCCCCGGGCTGTGGGACAACAGCTGCCAAGAAGATGACTACGGCCTAGTTGCCAACAAGAGGAGGTCCTACTCCTTCACCTCAG CCACCTACCAGAAGATCACTCCCGTGGCCATGCCCAAGGAGCCGGTGGAGGCCGGGAGCAGCTACTCAGTCACGCTGTACATTGGGGAGCAAGCACCTGCTGTGCCGAGGGCACGATGCCACTCCTTTGTGGCCCGGCCAGGGAGCCCACGGGACACACTGGGGGAGAAGACCCCTGGTCCCCCTCGCCCCAAGAACAAATCCGTCTTCAAGAAGTTCTTTGGGAAGAAGGAGTGA